The genomic region GGTCAAGATCTGCGGCTCGGAGCGGGTATCCTCGGCCGGTCCGCCGTTCACCGATGCGGTGCCGTTCGCGCGAAAGATCGTCGAGACCGCGCCGGATCGCGTCATCTGGGGCACGGACTGGCCGCATCCCAACGTCAAGGTGATGCCGAATGACGGCGATCTCGTCGATTTGATTCCGCTGTTCGCGCCGGAGCCGGAGCTGCAGACGAAGATTCTGGTCGACAATCCCGCGCGTCTGTTCGAGTTCGAGGCGTGACGACGTCTTCGCGATCGACACGCTGCGCGGACATGCGTTGCGGACGCCGGCGAATGCATACGAACGAAAAGGAGTAGCCCATGAAAACAGGCCTCGTCGTCACCGCCCATCCCGGCGATTTCGTCTGGCGCGCCGGCGGCGCCATCGCACTGCATGCGAAGAAAGGCTATCGCATGAAGATCGTGTGCCTGTCCTTCGGCGAGCGCGGCGAGAGCCAGTTCGCGTGGAAGGAGCAGGGCGCGACGCTGGAATCGGTGAAGGCCGGCCGCAAGGACGAAGCGGAGCGGGCGGCCAGGCTGCTCGGTGCCGAGATCGAGTTCTTCGATTGCGGCGACTATCCGCTGAAGCTGACGGAAGCGCATTTCGACCGCATGGTCGACATCTACCGCGAGCTCAATCCGAGCTTCGTGCTGACGCATGCGCTGGAAGACCCCTATAATTTCGATCATCCGAACGCGGCGCATTTCGCGCAGGAGACCCGCGTGGTCGCGCAGGCCATGGGCCACAAGCCCGGCGCGCAGTACAAATATTCGGCCCCGCCGCTGTTCCTGTTCGAGCCGCATCAGCCCGAGCAGTGCAATTACAAGCCGGACACGATCCTCAAGATCGACGAGGTCTGGAAGGAGAAGTACGAGGCGTTTCAGATCCTCGCCGCGCAAAAGCATCTCTGGGGCTATTACGAGCGTGTCGCGCTCAATCGCGGCATCCAGGGCAGCCGCAACACCGGCGTT from Bradyrhizobium sp. CB1015 harbors:
- a CDS encoding PIG-L deacetylase family protein, whose protein sequence is MKTGLVVTAHPGDFVWRAGGAIALHAKKGYRMKIVCLSFGERGESQFAWKEQGATLESVKAGRKDEAERAARLLGAEIEFFDCGDYPLKLTEAHFDRMVDIYRELNPSFVLTHALEDPYNFDHPNAAHFAQETRVVAQAMGHKPGAQYKYSAPPLFLFEPHQPEQCNYKPDTILKIDEVWKEKYEAFQILAAQKHLWGYYERVALNRGIQGSRNTGVPMTYGEAYQRLFPTVAEELA